A region of the Carya illinoinensis cultivar Pawnee chromosome 16, C.illinoinensisPawnee_v1, whole genome shotgun sequence genome:
ctcaaaattcatttcactgcttcccaatgttgctttcctgggttactcatgtatctactcacaactcccactacatgggcaatattcggtattgtgcaaaccatagcatacataagtgaacaaATAGCTGAGGCATAAGAAACCTTattcatgtaatcttgttcttCCTCTTACtcaggtgactgattcttgctgagtctgaagtaactgtccaagggtgtgccaactggtttggccttgtccatattgaacctgctgaataaatttttcacatactcagcctgtgagagtctcaacatacctctgactctatctctgacaattctcatgccaaggatttgctttgcagctcccaaatccttcattgcaaagtgctctgacatctgcttcttcagattattgatctcatcaatattagcccctgcaataagcatgtcatccacatacaatagcagaataatataataattgtcAAAGTGCCtaacatagcaacagtgatctgcctgatatctaatataccctgcactatgcatgaagttatcaaatttcttgtaccactgtttaggagcttgcttcaggccatacaagctcttcctcAATTTGCAAACTAAACCTTCCTTTCCCtataccacaaacccctcagattggtgcatgtagatgtcttcttcaaggtctccatgaagaaaaactatcttcacatctaactgctcaagaaataaatcttcagtaataactatagccagtaccatcccgATGGTTGTGATtttcaccacaggagaaaagatctcagagtaatcaataccctgcttctgctgaaagccttttacaacaagtttgGCCTTGttcctcttactgccatcatgctcagttttcacccggtacacctacttgttgtgtaatgtcttcttccctgatggaagttctgtcaactcccatgtctgattccctaacagggaatccatctcatcttttaTGACCAGCttccacttgctagaattttcatcttgcaaggtttcttcgtaactctgcggttctccaccatctgtcaacagaatgtaattcaaagtaggtgagaaacgctgtggaggatatatagtcctaactgacctacGAACTGCAACTATAGGAGTGGACAGTTCTGAAACtacctgcggaataataggaatgggtgcactggacctactatccccgtcactcacatctctacactgcactgtgacctctggtaagTCATCCAGTCTTACAAATTcagactcctgaggagctactacagaaattgtactagacttatccttgtacataattttctcattgcAAATCACATTCCTACCTCTTATGATCTTCCGActctgatcatcccagaaacgatagccagatgcctcgtctccatagccaatgaaataacatttctttgacttagcctcaagtttactacgagcatcagaatcaataactggactatgaactacaagcaatagtgcatcatgtacttcttcagttaccacattagcactatcattctcggtcttcttagggtttttgcaattcttctttatgtggctAGCTTCGCCACAATTGCAgtaagttgcctgctgaccaggtctcgacttgctcttgcccctgtactttgattttgatcttcctctgtttgagtttctgtcttgtgatctccctcgagaatcaacatttagagctgaactcaaacccgaggtctcgcctgactctttcctgcgcacctcctcagccaaaatcaaatcactaatatcatcatatttcaatttagatttaccagcagaattactaacagccattctcatggcttcctaactatttggcaatgaagctaatagtatcagtgcacgtatctcatcatcaaatttaatttcaacagacgacaattgatttgtgatagtattaaaattattcagatgttgtgcaacagacgtactatctgccatcttcaaattgaataactttttcatcaaatgtaccttgttattcgctgacggcttttcatacatatttGACAAAGCTGCCATGAGATCCGCaatcgtcttctccttgatgacgttgtgtgcaatagatctcgacagggttaatcgaataacccccagaacctgtcgatccaacaggtttCAATTagtatcatccatcttttccagTTGCTTTCctaatagtggaagatgaaatttcttcccatagaggtagtcctctatttgcatcctccagtatccaaaatccgtgtcatcaaacttctcgatccctgataccttcaattcatcttcAGCCATCGTTTTTTCTCAGACCCGAACATTGGCTCTTAATatcaattgttgtgaaaaatgatgacaataaattgaaaaataatatggaacgagaaaaagaatcacacacgacacaagatttacgtggttcggcaaattgcctatgtccacgggagctgcagaggattttattattgaggaatatcacactacaatgatggatcaatcACTGTACATTGACAGTGTTTCTTCCATACGGCCAtacgatatataataatcatatatatagtcaaacggtGGAAAAAATCCTAGAGCcgtgtaaaatgcatgttcgctcgagcggcgtatcgagcgcgcgtcgagcgaacttccttcctgcatctgctcgagctcactgtcaaaCTGACATTGAGCGTTCAACTTTGTCTGACTTCACTccagcggccaatgcctccgctcgagcgaaacttCTTTCCGCATCTACTTAAACTCACTGTCTAGCTAgtatcgagcgtttgaatctgtctgactttgctcgagcgaccaatgcctccgctcgagcggtgtgaaccagactccacagtactcaacaaggTCTTCTTTAATCCTTTGTTTTTCATAGGTTGTCTTTGTAAATATGATGGACTTGACTAactagagaagagagagagagagcttgagggGAGAGAGAAAGCATGAGGGAACGAGCTTGGCAAAGCTTGAGATTCCAGTACTACATTTGGGTCAactagaagaaagaaagaaagttgaCGTGGTTGTCTTGTTAGAGGGTGTAAAACTTAGAGTATTGGCAATAGATTCTTTAtcttcatatgtaaaattatatattttgaaaattgattttaaatatgaacaaaaattcctacattggattatgtatttttttatcaaataataataaaataataaagaaagagaaaagaaaaaagaaaagagagaaaaaaagagaaagagagagttgggaggagagagaaaaaataataaaatatagtttgaagaaggaaaatgaggTATTCATCTTTGAATAAAAACTATACatagttatttataattatagatatGAATAAACCAATGCAAACTATTTTAAGAgtcttcaaatttaaagatgaagataaagataaataacccattgccaatgctcttatatATTCACCGCTTCCCACCCAACGGAtctcttatttatatattaatatgatgccTCTTCATATGTGGACAGACTTCTTCTCAATaagtgaatttattatttaatttatatataaatactccCCAGCCTTCATATGTAGGCTAAACTTCCTcttaatcaaatacataaaatatttaattacataGAGATAGAGTGTAGACTACTCAAGACTCAGAACTTCtggtttaatattatataaaattatcacttattttaaaattttaatctaataaaaaatatagattttattatttaatttatattttaatatatctttTACGCTCCGaactatcaaaaaataatatattctactGTAAAATTATCTGAATGTATAGTAGTAAAACTAATATGACAATGCTACAAAACCTCCCATATGTGTCAGTCTAATTgcacttttcttcttcttcttcttcttcttctttttttttttttttggtttttctcttttctagacactttttaaacatctttaactattaagtaaaaaaaaattaaaatatataagagtCACATTTAAGAGTCAtcctattattttatatatatatatatatttagaaagagagagagagagaggcaattTGACACAAGGAAAAGTATTTATGGAATTCACGAGCATAGAAGACTACAGCCATTTAAGGATAAGTGGACCCCTAAAAAAAAGGAGTGGCCCATTTGATTTGACATCgagttcatttttttcaaaggacTTATTTAAAACGTGTAAGTATTGaatttatatctaatattactcttcacatatttttaatcatgaatcaataataaattaagagtaAAATTGATAATTTCTGTTAGAAACCTGATAATAAGAGTGAATGTATTTAATCAAAAGATAGGAAAAATCAACTGTTGCCCTAAAACTTGATATTTGTACATTttatagttaatttttttattaatctcacAAACTAGCATGAGATCACGTGATccattaaatttactttataataaaaataaatttataatctggCAAATCATGACTTGTAACATTATATTTGTGTGATCCCTTAATTTGTAGCTAAAGTATTCCCCTTTTGTGAATAGTGGTCTTGTTTGCATGCTGTTTCAGACATGTTTAACTACCAGTTAATCTCAGGCCATTAACTTGTGACAAGAAAGGATGATGGCTCCGTGTGCTGGTGTACTTCCGATGCCTAGTTAGAAATAAGTGTATATTATGTAACGATGAGATATCAGGAAAAATTATCTTGGATTGTTAGTGCTGACTCTCTATATAGGCGTTGATTATGGCTGATAATAACAGTTTAATAATCACCTCAAATCTTGGGGACTCAATTACCGTGTTCCCGGGAGAGTTAAAGAAGGAAGGAATTAGCATATCGGAGGTGAATATCTCGCTGTTTCCTCAGGTGGGAGTATCTTTAGACACATGGTTACCATATTGATCGTGATGCAATTTCATGGTGGCGTGCGCACGGTACCCCCGTAGTCTTTCAACCCATTAGGCTGTATGGCCTTATTAGGTATTATTGGGCTATATGGTGAAGATAAAAAGCCTCTCCATACGGCTTTTTCAAACTAAAGAAAACTTGCTCAGGACCCTCATTTTCTTCAGCTCTGTAAAGTAGCGAAGGTGTGAAAAAGGACACGCGTGAGTCTAAGCATTTCAGAAATGCAGCAGTTCAGTAGCTCAGATTCCTTGGATGCTTTGATCTCCATTTGTCCTCCTAAAGGTAAACAAAATTTATGAACAAATATTtgtgattatatatatgtagaccCAGACATCGCTTTCATTATTTCAGACCCATGACAAGATTCTCACCATGATTGCTGTTAGAGCTTAAAAGGGGGAAAAGACCTACTGATGTTATAGAACTCAACTGTTTTTGGGTTGTTTCAATTtccaaagaaatgaaaaaccTGATGTCATGTTATCCAAGTTCTGAGTTTTTTTGGGGTCCTTAAATTTTGCTGGAATGTACTGCCAATTCTCTGATATTGCAGTCTTTAACCTTCTGTTAACATAAGACTTCCACCATTGTTTTATTCAGAGAAGAAAGACGAGCTGAACACCCATGGGTACAGTGAGGAGTTCCGAGTAATGCTAGATAGGATAAACGGGGAAGACTTGAGCTATGAAACCAGCCAGGCTTTGGAAAAGAGACGGCGACTGAGCTTGTATCAGGTGAAGGAATTGGAGAGAAGCTTTGAGGTGGAGAACAGGCTAGAACCGGAGAGAAAGGTGAAGTTAGCAGAAGAATTAGAGTTGCAGCCACGACAAGTAGCTATATGGTTCCAAAACCGCAGAACCCGTTTGAAGACTAAGCAACTGCAGAGAGACTTCAGCCTCCTTAAAGACAGTTATGATGCTCTAAAGCTTGACTGCAACAATCTTGAACAAGAAAAAGAATCTCTATCTTCGACGGTATAtatgtgtataaatatatatatatatatatatagatctaaTTGAGGTTCATTTTGATTGCATATCAACGTGCAAGTTTCCCTtatatttaactttattttgtacctttttttggtttcttggaTTGCAGCTGAGAGAGTTGAAAGAGAAGCTCTGCAGACAAAGTGGAGAGGGCAATCACTCTGTAGAAGAAGAGTCTCTAATCTCAGAGTTTGACACCAATGTTTCAGATCGAAGGAAAACCGGTGATTTATTCGAGAATGGCGAAAAGGCAGTTAGAGTGTCTTCGGATTCCAAAGATGGATCATCGGATTGCATTTCAAACTCATTGGCAGATCGGTTTCGAGACTCCGAGTTCAGAGAAGTTCCAGGTAAAGCATACCAACCTCAGCCTACAAGGATGGAAGAGCAAAGTTTGTTTAGTACAGAAGAGTCTTGTAATTTCTTTTCTGTTGATCAAGCTCCTACTCTCCACTGGTACTTCCCTGAGCAGTGAGGCCTGTTTGATCAGCCTCCAACTTTGAATTTCAATCCTGTTTAACTATGTTGCCTAGAGAAGTTCTCGAGTTGCATATTTGCATGGTGCGTGTGTTTTATCTAATATACTTGTACTGTGATACAATACCCTGTTTAATCCTTATACACTACTTAGTTTAAGTGCTCGAGTTTATGTATAAGAGAAATGTTGTTCTTCATCGTAAATTTTCGCAAATAGCGACCGTTGAGAGTGGTGCAGCATGAATCTAAAATGAGTCTAGGAAGGAATCTCTCTTGGGAATTCAAAAAGCAACAACTGATAGTTGGAAATAGACGGAAAGAATGTATGCGTTCTGTTTAGGCGGATGGATGGCAGAAGTTTTTATCTTGGCTTTGATTGAGTTATGATGGGCGCCCATCATCACCGCAACGCATGTGGTTGGTGAAAAGTAGATATCGACGCACAGCTAGCAGTTCGCAACTTTGCATTACAAAGACTTCAAaatgttgagtttttttttgtggggggggggggggggggccgcCTCCTAGCCATACCTCAAAACTGTTTTGAGCCATTTTAGCAGCCCTTTTAGAATTTGACTAATTAGGTGTTGTTTTGGGACGACCTAAGTGTCGTGTATTCAACTCATCTTTCATTGCCTCCCGCACATATAAACCAACCCTTTTTTCTCATCTCATGATCTTCACACTTTTCACTGTCCTGAATCTTGTAACTACCAAGGGTCATCTAGACCTACTTCCTCTTTGGTCCCATCTAACTTGGTTCGCATAAGATACACTcatccaaaaatatatttataaatgtaaAACATCCCAATAGGCAATTGCAATTATAATGAACGTAGACCTGTAGTTTACCATCTTGGCAAGCATATAGAGTAGATCTAGAGCTAACGAAGGTGGAGAGTACAGAGTCCCTTTCCATACACACACGACTTTACTTAAGAAAAAGACGGATCAAAAAGCTGCTGCGAACAACTAGCTCCATGTCTGGTTGTTGTCAGATGTGGAACCCACGTGTCAGCCATGTTGACTCTTAATGTTAATGCCCCCCATATGCACATAGGATCTGGCTAGTATCCATGttcactgcatgcatgcatgcatgcttggtaaTCCATGCATGAAAGCCTCCCATTCTTTATACTAAAATTATACATTAGAGCACTATTAATAattaactcaataaaattatattttgattaaaGTTTAACTAGGTTGTATAAAAACTATTGTAATAGAGTTAATAAAtctacattatttttaattttaatcatgTTCACTAGCCAAATCTAACAAGTTCtggccaaatattattttagcataaaaaaaatcatctttccCGCATCCTATTTGTATCAAAAAACAACATCAACCTCTTATCATCTGTATCTTCAACAACAACGACATCGTGGACGGTCTCCGCCTCTGGGAAGAGGATTTAGAAAGAAATGGCCGAGCTCAACTTGGACCCACCTCCCTACTCCGCTGGTCCCAAGGGTGACAATCTCTACCATTGGGTGGCCACCATCCTCGGTCCCCAAGGTCCCTCCTCCTTGTCCCCTTTCATTCACTCACTCCACCACTATaacttcaacttttttttttttttttttttgtggtcttCTGTGATTTCTTTTGTGTGAGAATTACATATTGGGTTTTTATCTTTTCCACTAAGTTCTTACTTTAAGCttgattttattcttttttcctcCTTGTGGTTTGCTATGGAGTTTTGGTTTTCAAACTCAGAGTAATGTGACTGTGGGCGTACATTGGCTTGAATTACTATCTTGTCATTTGATAAGTATTCAACTTACaattacaattaaaataaataaaatatcaaaattaatattttaatagaatgtTTATAGATTTAAAGTATTTGTTATTTGGTATTGTTGAAAAGTAACTAGCcaaatttgtaaaagtgaatttCCTATTCAATTTTTTACCAAATTTTTTTGAATCCACTACTAGTGTTCTTACAAACCATTcatatgacataatttaaattataaaatttaaaattgatcttttaaatcaaattatgtcacgtAAATGGTATATGATATAAAGGCTTTAggatagatttatatatatatatatataggaaataaatttcatttcattcaatgAAACTGACGTTACAACTGTAACTGATAAATATCGGAAAAAACTCAAATTATAAACCAAACTACTCTTCTGTTTAGGGCTTCCCCGCActcaaatttatttgttatgggCATTGTTTTAACTTCTATAAACTCTCTAATGACAAAACCATTTAAGATATGAAACTCTATAAAAACAGAGATTTCAATCTCCGTTTGATTATGAATATAACactctataaaaatataaataaccaTTCTCAATCTCCAAATGAAGAGAGATATCCAACCCCCATCCTTCAAAGGAGGAGAGGGAAATCCACTCACCATCCTCCAAAAGAGTAGCGGAAAAACCATCTCTCATTCTCTAAAGGAGGAGACGGTTCTCCTGCTATAGACAACATGTTCAAtagtctatttcttttttatttttatctaagacacaacaaaacataaatatataagaaatacaaaaaaaaaaaagaattacaacAAAACAGAAACTTGAAATaacactgaaaattgaaaaaacactAAATAAGGAGGTTGTAGTGGCGCATGAAGGAGATGTGCCACGCTAGGAGTATGCTAGACCGTCAATTCTAAAGCTACCGAAATCGTGTGGTGGTAGTAGAGCCCTCTATGTGGTAGCACATGGAGGCCACATGCATACTTTAACCTACATGTGTGGATCACATGTCGCTCTTTTTGGTAAAACCTTTAACAGTCTGAAAGATTGGAGGCTTAGGAACCTTGCGGTGGGGTGCGTGGTGATTGCTGGCCACTAGAAAATATCAAACGCCACTTCTCTATGCTTTGAccgcaaaaataaaaacaaaaactaaaacacTAACTGAAAATTAAACATGTGGAGAAACTACATCTAGGAGGTGGGAGGGAAGGGGGAGCTTCCACCCTCCTCTAGGTT
Encoded here:
- the LOC122298568 gene encoding homeobox-leucine zipper protein ATHB-6-like; translated protein: MQQFSSSDSLDALISICPPKEKKDELNTHGYSEEFRVMLDRINGEDLSYETSQALEKRRRLSLYQVKELERSFEVENRLEPERKVKLAEELELQPRQVAIWFQNRRTRLKTKQLQRDFSLLKDSYDALKLDCNNLEQEKESLSSTLRELKEKLCRQSGEGNHSVEEESLISEFDTNVSDRRKTGDLFENGEKAVRVSSDSKDGSSDCISNSLADRFRDSEFREVPGKAYQPQPTRMEEQSLFSTEESCNFFSVDQAPTLHWYFPEQ